In Capsicum annuum cultivar UCD-10X-F1 chromosome 7, UCD10Xv1.1, whole genome shotgun sequence, one genomic interval encodes:
- the LOC107853745 gene encoding receptor-like serine/threonine-protein kinase ALE2 isoform X6: protein MGGVTLQLLCLLLEVCAFAFSQGSAGFSLSPFASASSAIPPIEEGIPSSVAHGNAFRSNAPAPAFELNGTSPLANVFPPLKSDPVFQPREVLTPSLQPSAPTILPPPSSAPPPITSALPQITSLPAPPPLIMWNGPAPVLPPSAPRRDHRRTEHPVVVPEAPVSSPGRRAPEDAPTKAPQLPASTPSCESKPPEGPLSSIALVLNAPAPRGKPQNSPPSLPRNPEISPSIPPVLNAPAPRGKPQISLPTLPRNPNISPSTPPVLNAPAPRGKPQNSLPYLPRNPEIPPSIPPVLNAPAPRGKLQNPLSTHPIIPEVSPSIPSVKHDISPVSTPWPSINRKRASAPVVAPPNGITNQHPAKGSSLPPLLAPLTSPESHDSPTISPSPSTSSRPIKKPFVSPKTSPSGSSPRHTNIPHPFQALPPPPPNEDCTALACAEPLTDGPPKAPCVCVLPMRIGLRLSVALYTFFPLVSELAAEISVGVFLDPSQVRIMGANSASQYPEKTIVLIDLVPLGEKIDNTTAFLTSQRFWHKQVVINFSLFGDYDVLYVQYPGLPPSPPSAASDIDAIGSQPYPGDNNGRTIQPLGVDVRGKQHKSGPNRSVIAVIVLSASVAVILCCAIAWVLLFRHSNRGYQSEPTPPTTLPSLAKSSGIAASMIGGRPNSPSLSFSSSFAAYTGSARTFSSNEIERATDSFNEARVLGEGGFGRVYSGVLDDGMKVAVKVLKRDDQQGGREFLAEVEMLSRLHHRNLVKLIGICLEERNRCLLYELIPNGCVESHLHGVDKEISPLDWNARMKIALGAARGLAYLHEDSSPRVIHRDFKSSNILLEHDFTPKVADFGLARAALDEGNRHISTQVMGTFGYVAPEYAMTGHLLVKSDVYSYGVVLLELITGKKPVDMSHPPGQENLVAWARPLLTSDEGLELIVDHTLGLDFPFDDIVKVAAIASMCVQPEVSHRPFMGEVVQALKLVCNRCEQPKDIESRGCSRDDLSIDTEGRISIASRQMLNPIRPQSPVSNSDSELDVERGLSMSDLPSPLARYGKQESGSFRRYSSSGPLRNGKTRRLWQKMRGLSGGSVSEHDVMFGLRPGSR from the exons ATGGGTGGAGTGACGCTGCAACTTCTTTGTTTGTTGCTGGAAGTCTGTGCCTTTGCTTTTTCTCAGGGATCTGCAG GTTTCAGTTTATCCCCCTTTGCATCTGCTTCCTCAGCAATTCCTCCCATCGAAGAGGGAATACCCTCTTCCGTCGCTCATGGGAATGCATTCAGAAGTAATGCACCTGCTCCTGCATTTGAGCTAAATG GCACATCTCCTCTTGCAAATGTCTTTCCACCACTGAAGTCTGACCCAGTCTTTCAACCTAGAGAAGTTCTTACACCATCTCTGCAACCAAGTGCTCCTACAATATTGCCACCACCCAGTTCAGCACCACCTCCAATCACTTCAGCCCTGCCACAAATCACTTCTCTACCAGCTCCTCCTCCTCTAATCATGTGGAATGGCCCCGCTCCAGTTCTGCCTCCAAGTGCTCCTAGGAGAGACCATCGACGTACTGAACATCCTGTTGTTGTGCCAGAAGCTCCAG TCTCGTCACCTGGAAGGAGAGCTCCCGAAGATGCACCAACTAAAGCTCCACAGCTACCTGCATCTACGCCATCCTGTGAGAGCAAGCCACCCGAGGGTCCTCTCTCCTCAATTGCCCTGG TCCTGAATGCGCCTGCTCCAAGGGGGAAGCCGCAAAATTCACCGCCCAGCCTACCAAGAAATCCAGAAATTTCACCATCAATTCCGCCAG TCCTGAATGCACCTGCTCCAAGGGGAAAGCCACAAATTTCACTACCTACCctcccaagaaatccaaatattTCACCATCCACTCCACCAG TCTTGAATGCGCCTGCTCCAAGGGGAAAACCGCAAAATTCACTGCCCTATCTCCCAAGAAATCCAGAAATTCCACCATCCATTCCACCAg TCCTGAATGCGCCTGCTCCAAGGGGAAAGCTACAAAATCCTCTGTCCACCCATCCAATCATTCCAGAAGTCTCACCATCTATTCCATCAG TGAAGCATGATATATCCCCTGTATCGACTCCATGGCCAAGCATCAACCGCAAAAGAGCAAGTGCTCCAGTGGTTGCACCTCCTAATGGAATTACCAATCAGCATCCAGCAAAAG GATCGTCGTTACCACCGCTGCTTGCGCCTTTAACTTCTCCAGAAAGTCATGATTCTCCTACAATATCACCATCTCCAAGTACTTCATCTCGACCAATTAAAA AGCCATTTGTTTCCCCTAAAACGTCTCCTTCTGGATCTTCACCGAGGCATACAAATATACCGCATCCATTTCAAGCACTACCACCTCCACCTCCTAATGAAG ATTGCACAGCATTGGCGTGTGCGGAGCCTCTCACAGATGGTCCACCAAAAGCACCTTGTGTTTGTGTCTTGCCCATGCGAATTGGACTACGTCTTAGTGTAGCACTCTACaccttctttcctttggtttcagAGTTGGCTGCAGAAATTTCTGTTGGGGTATTTTTGGATCCAAGTCAAGTTCGTATTATGGGAGCAAATTCAGCCAGCCAGTATCCAGAAAAGACCATTGTCCTTATTGATTTGGTACCCCTTGGAGAAAAAATTGATAACACTACTGCATTTCTGACATCACAAAGATTCTGGCATAAACAAGTTGTTAtaaatttttcactttttggTGATTATGATGTATTGTATGTGCAATATCCAG GTCTTCCACCGTCTCCGCCTTCAGCAGCTTCAGACATTGATGCCATAGGTAGCCAACCTTATCCTGGTGATAATAACGGAAGGACCATACAGCCCCTTGGAGTTGATGTGAGGGGGAAACAGCACAAAAGTGGGCCAAATCGGAGTGTCATAGCAGTAATTGTATTGTCAGCCTCTGTCGCAGTTATTTTATGTTGTGCCATTGCATGGGTTTTGCTTTTCAGACACAGTAATCGCGGATATCAGTCGGAACCAACTCCACCAACTACATTACCATCCCTTGCAAAGTCATCAG GAATTGCAGCCTCCATGATTGGGGGTAGGCCGAACTCTCCTTCACTATCCTTTAGTTCTAGCTTTGCCGCTTATACTGGTTCAGCTAGAACATTCAGTTCAAATGAAATTGAGAGAGCAACTGACAGCTTCAATGAAGCAAGAGTACTAGGTGAAGGGGGATTTGGTCGTGTTTATAGTGGTGTGCTTGACGATGGGATGAAAGTGGCAGTGAAAGTCCTCAAGAGAGATGACCAACAGGGTGGTCGTGAATTTTTGGCTGAAGTAGAGATGCTTAGCCGTCTCCATCATAGGAACTTGGTCAAGTTGATTGGCATATGTCTTGAGGAGCGCAATCGATGTTTACTTTATGAGCTCATCCCAAATGGCTGTGTGGAGTCTCACCTTCATG GTGTTGACAAGGAAATTTCTCCACTTGATTGGAATGCCCGAATGAAAATAGCACTTGGCGCTGCCCGAGGCCTGGCCTATTTACATGAAGATTCCAGTCCCCGTGTCATACACAGGGATTTTAAGTCTAGTAACATCTTACTGGAACATGATTTCACGCCGAAAGTGGCTGATTTTGGTTTGGCTAGAGCTGCATTAGATGAAGGAAACAGACACATATCCACTCAAGTCATGGGAACTTTTGG GTACGTAGCTCCAGAATATGCTATGACAGGGCATCTCCTTGTAAAGAGTGACGTTTACAGCTATGGTGTTGTTCTGCTTGAGCTGATAACTGGAAAAAAGCCAGTGGATATGTCCCATCCTCCAGGTCAAGAGAATTTAGTGGCTTGGGCACGGCCACTCCTAACAAGTGATGAAGGTCTGGAGTTGATTGTGGACCATACTTTGGGCCTTGATTTCCCTTTTGATGACATTGTAAAAGTAGCTGCTATTGCGTCAATGTGTGTTCAACCAGAGGTATCGCACAGACCTTTCATGGGTGAGGTTGTCCAGGCCTTAAAGCTGGTATGTAACAGATGCGAACAGCCAAAAGACATCGAGTCTCGAGGTTGTAGCCGAGATGATCTGTCTATTGACACGGAGGGCAGGATTAGTATAGCTTCAAGACAAATGTTGAACCCTATACGACCTCAATCCCCGGTCTCTAACTCGGACAGTGAGCTGGATGTTGAGAGGGGACTTTCAATGTCAGATTTACCGAGTCCATTAGCAAGATATGGGAAGCAAGAATCTGGTTCATTTAGGAGGTACTCTAGTTCAGGTCCTCTAAGAAACGGAAAAACCAGGAGGCTATGGCAAAAAATGAGAGGATTATCTGGAGGTAGTGTGAGCGAGCATGACGTGATGTTTGGGTTAAGGCCTGGATCCCGCTAA
- the LOC107853745 gene encoding receptor-like serine/threonine-protein kinase ALE2 isoform X7 — protein sequence MGGVTLQLLCLLLEVCAFAFSQGSAGFSLSPFASASSAIPPIEEGIPSSVAHGNAFRSNAPAPAFELNGTSPLANVFPPLKSDPVFQPREVLTPSLQPSAPTILPPPSSAPPPITSALPQITSLPAPPPLIMWNGPAPVLPPSAPRRDHRRTEHPVVVPEAPAPVSSPGRRAPEDAPTKAPQLPASTPSCESKPPEGPLSSIALVLNAPAPRGKPQNSPPSLPRNPEISPSIPPVLNAPAPRGKPQISLPTLPRNPNISPSTPPVLNAPAPRGKPQNSLPYLPRNPEIPPSIPPVLNAPAPRGKLQNPLSTHPIIPEVSPSIPSVKHDISPVSTPWPSINRKRASAPVVAPPNGITNQHPAKGSSLPPLLAPLTSPESHDSPTISPSPSTSSRPIKKPFVSPKTSPSGSSPRHTNIPHPFQALPPPPPNEDCTALACAEPLTDGPPKAPCVCVLPMRIGLRLSVALYTFFPLVSELAAEISVGVFLDPSQVRIMGANSASQYPEKTIVLIDLVPLGEKIDNTTAFLTSQRFWHKQVVINFSLFGDYDVLYVQYPGLPPSPPSAASDIDAIGSQPYPGDNNGRTIQPLGVDVRGKQHKSGPNRSVIAVIVLSASVAVILCCAIAWVLLFRHSNRGYQSEPTPPTTLPSLAKSSASMIGGRPNSPSLSFSSSFAAYTGSARTFSSNEIERATDSFNEARVLGEGGFGRVYSGVLDDGMKVAVKVLKRDDQQGGREFLAEVEMLSRLHHRNLVKLIGICLEERNRCLLYELIPNGCVESHLHGVDKEISPLDWNARMKIALGAARGLAYLHEDSSPRVIHRDFKSSNILLEHDFTPKVADFGLARAALDEGNRHISTQVMGTFGYVAPEYAMTGHLLVKSDVYSYGVVLLELITGKKPVDMSHPPGQENLVAWARPLLTSDEGLELIVDHTLGLDFPFDDIVKVAAIASMCVQPEVSHRPFMGEVVQALKLVCNRCEQPKDIESRGCSRDDLSIDTEGRISIASRQMLNPIRPQSPVSNSDSELDVERGLSMSDLPSPLARYGKQESGSFRRYSSSGPLRNGKTRRLWQKMRGLSGGSVSEHDVMFGLRPGSR from the exons ATGGGTGGAGTGACGCTGCAACTTCTTTGTTTGTTGCTGGAAGTCTGTGCCTTTGCTTTTTCTCAGGGATCTGCAG GTTTCAGTTTATCCCCCTTTGCATCTGCTTCCTCAGCAATTCCTCCCATCGAAGAGGGAATACCCTCTTCCGTCGCTCATGGGAATGCATTCAGAAGTAATGCACCTGCTCCTGCATTTGAGCTAAATG GCACATCTCCTCTTGCAAATGTCTTTCCACCACTGAAGTCTGACCCAGTCTTTCAACCTAGAGAAGTTCTTACACCATCTCTGCAACCAAGTGCTCCTACAATATTGCCACCACCCAGTTCAGCACCACCTCCAATCACTTCAGCCCTGCCACAAATCACTTCTCTACCAGCTCCTCCTCCTCTAATCATGTGGAATGGCCCCGCTCCAGTTCTGCCTCCAAGTGCTCCTAGGAGAGACCATCGACGTACTGAACATCCTGTTGTTGTGCCAGAAGCTCCAG CACCAGTCTCGTCACCTGGAAGGAGAGCTCCCGAAGATGCACCAACTAAAGCTCCACAGCTACCTGCATCTACGCCATCCTGTGAGAGCAAGCCACCCGAGGGTCCTCTCTCCTCAATTGCCCTGG TCCTGAATGCGCCTGCTCCAAGGGGGAAGCCGCAAAATTCACCGCCCAGCCTACCAAGAAATCCAGAAATTTCACCATCAATTCCGCCAG TCCTGAATGCACCTGCTCCAAGGGGAAAGCCACAAATTTCACTACCTACCctcccaagaaatccaaatattTCACCATCCACTCCACCAG TCTTGAATGCGCCTGCTCCAAGGGGAAAACCGCAAAATTCACTGCCCTATCTCCCAAGAAATCCAGAAATTCCACCATCCATTCCACCAg TCCTGAATGCGCCTGCTCCAAGGGGAAAGCTACAAAATCCTCTGTCCACCCATCCAATCATTCCAGAAGTCTCACCATCTATTCCATCAG TGAAGCATGATATATCCCCTGTATCGACTCCATGGCCAAGCATCAACCGCAAAAGAGCAAGTGCTCCAGTGGTTGCACCTCCTAATGGAATTACCAATCAGCATCCAGCAAAAG GATCGTCGTTACCACCGCTGCTTGCGCCTTTAACTTCTCCAGAAAGTCATGATTCTCCTACAATATCACCATCTCCAAGTACTTCATCTCGACCAATTAAAA AGCCATTTGTTTCCCCTAAAACGTCTCCTTCTGGATCTTCACCGAGGCATACAAATATACCGCATCCATTTCAAGCACTACCACCTCCACCTCCTAATGAAG ATTGCACAGCATTGGCGTGTGCGGAGCCTCTCACAGATGGTCCACCAAAAGCACCTTGTGTTTGTGTCTTGCCCATGCGAATTGGACTACGTCTTAGTGTAGCACTCTACaccttctttcctttggtttcagAGTTGGCTGCAGAAATTTCTGTTGGGGTATTTTTGGATCCAAGTCAAGTTCGTATTATGGGAGCAAATTCAGCCAGCCAGTATCCAGAAAAGACCATTGTCCTTATTGATTTGGTACCCCTTGGAGAAAAAATTGATAACACTACTGCATTTCTGACATCACAAAGATTCTGGCATAAACAAGTTGTTAtaaatttttcactttttggTGATTATGATGTATTGTATGTGCAATATCCAG GTCTTCCACCGTCTCCGCCTTCAGCAGCTTCAGACATTGATGCCATAGGTAGCCAACCTTATCCTGGTGATAATAACGGAAGGACCATACAGCCCCTTGGAGTTGATGTGAGGGGGAAACAGCACAAAAGTGGGCCAAATCGGAGTGTCATAGCAGTAATTGTATTGTCAGCCTCTGTCGCAGTTATTTTATGTTGTGCCATTGCATGGGTTTTGCTTTTCAGACACAGTAATCGCGGATATCAGTCGGAACCAACTCCACCAACTACATTACCATCCCTTGCAAAGTCATCAG CCTCCATGATTGGGGGTAGGCCGAACTCTCCTTCACTATCCTTTAGTTCTAGCTTTGCCGCTTATACTGGTTCAGCTAGAACATTCAGTTCAAATGAAATTGAGAGAGCAACTGACAGCTTCAATGAAGCAAGAGTACTAGGTGAAGGGGGATTTGGTCGTGTTTATAGTGGTGTGCTTGACGATGGGATGAAAGTGGCAGTGAAAGTCCTCAAGAGAGATGACCAACAGGGTGGTCGTGAATTTTTGGCTGAAGTAGAGATGCTTAGCCGTCTCCATCATAGGAACTTGGTCAAGTTGATTGGCATATGTCTTGAGGAGCGCAATCGATGTTTACTTTATGAGCTCATCCCAAATGGCTGTGTGGAGTCTCACCTTCATG GTGTTGACAAGGAAATTTCTCCACTTGATTGGAATGCCCGAATGAAAATAGCACTTGGCGCTGCCCGAGGCCTGGCCTATTTACATGAAGATTCCAGTCCCCGTGTCATACACAGGGATTTTAAGTCTAGTAACATCTTACTGGAACATGATTTCACGCCGAAAGTGGCTGATTTTGGTTTGGCTAGAGCTGCATTAGATGAAGGAAACAGACACATATCCACTCAAGTCATGGGAACTTTTGG GTACGTAGCTCCAGAATATGCTATGACAGGGCATCTCCTTGTAAAGAGTGACGTTTACAGCTATGGTGTTGTTCTGCTTGAGCTGATAACTGGAAAAAAGCCAGTGGATATGTCCCATCCTCCAGGTCAAGAGAATTTAGTGGCTTGGGCACGGCCACTCCTAACAAGTGATGAAGGTCTGGAGTTGATTGTGGACCATACTTTGGGCCTTGATTTCCCTTTTGATGACATTGTAAAAGTAGCTGCTATTGCGTCAATGTGTGTTCAACCAGAGGTATCGCACAGACCTTTCATGGGTGAGGTTGTCCAGGCCTTAAAGCTGGTATGTAACAGATGCGAACAGCCAAAAGACATCGAGTCTCGAGGTTGTAGCCGAGATGATCTGTCTATTGACACGGAGGGCAGGATTAGTATAGCTTCAAGACAAATGTTGAACCCTATACGACCTCAATCCCCGGTCTCTAACTCGGACAGTGAGCTGGATGTTGAGAGGGGACTTTCAATGTCAGATTTACCGAGTCCATTAGCAAGATATGGGAAGCAAGAATCTGGTTCATTTAGGAGGTACTCTAGTTCAGGTCCTCTAAGAAACGGAAAAACCAGGAGGCTATGGCAAAAAATGAGAGGATTATCTGGAGGTAGTGTGAGCGAGCATGACGTGATGTTTGGGTTAAGGCCTGGATCCCGCTAA
- the LOC107853745 gene encoding receptor-like serine/threonine-protein kinase ALE2 isoform X5 → MGGVTLQLLCLLLEVCAFAFSQGSAGFSLSPFASASSAIPPIEEGIPSSVAHGNAFRSNAPAPAFELNGTSPLANVFPPLKSDPVFQPREVLTPSLQPSAPTILPPPSSAPPPITSALPQITSLPAPPPLIMWNGPAPVLPPSAPRRDHRRTEHPVVVPEAPAPVSSPGRRAPEDAPTKAPQLPASTPSCESKPPEGPLSSIALVLNAPAPRGKPQNSPPSLPRNPEISPSIPPVLNAPAPRGKPQISLPTLPRNPNISPSTPPVLNAPAPRGKPQNSLPYLPRNPEIPPSIPPVLNAPAPRGKLQNPLSTHPIIPEVSPSIPSVKHDISPVSTPWPSINRKRASAPVVAPPNGITNQHPAKGSSLPPLLAPLTSPESHDSPTISPSPSTSSRPIKKPFVSPKTSPSGSSPRHTNIPHPFQALPPPPPNEDCTALACAEPLTDGPPKAPCVCVLPMRIGLRLSVALYTFFPLVSELAAEISVGVFLDPSQVRIMGANSASQYPEKTIVLIDLVPLGEKIDNTTAFLTSQRFWHKQVVINFSLFGDYDVLYVQYPGLPPSPPSAASDIDAIGSQPYPGDNNGRTIQPLGVDVRGKQHKSGPNRSVIAVIVLSASVAVILCCAIAWVLLFRHSNRGYQSEPTPPTTLPSLAKSSGIAASMIGGRPNSPSLSFSSSFAAYTGSARTFSSNEIERATDSFNEARVLGEGGFGRVYSGVLDDGMKVAVKVLKRDDQQGGREFLAEVEMLSRLHHRNLVKLIGICLEERNRCLLYELIPNGCVESHLHGVDKEISPLDWNARMKIALGAARGLAYLHEDSSPRVIHRDFKSSNILLEHDFTPKVADFGLARAALDEGNRHISTQVMGTFGYVAPEYAMTGHLLVKSDVYSYGVVLLELITGKKPVDMSHPPGQENLVAWARPLLTSDEGLELIVDHTLGLDFPFDDIVKVAAIASMCVQPEVSHRPFMGEVVQALKLVCNRCEQPKDIESRGCSRDDLSIDTEGRISIASRQMLNPIRPQSPVSNSDSELDVERGLSMSDLPSPLARYGKQESGSFRRYSSSGPLRNGKTRRLWQKMRGLSGGSVSEHDVMFGLRPGSR, encoded by the exons ATGGGTGGAGTGACGCTGCAACTTCTTTGTTTGTTGCTGGAAGTCTGTGCCTTTGCTTTTTCTCAGGGATCTGCAG GTTTCAGTTTATCCCCCTTTGCATCTGCTTCCTCAGCAATTCCTCCCATCGAAGAGGGAATACCCTCTTCCGTCGCTCATGGGAATGCATTCAGAAGTAATGCACCTGCTCCTGCATTTGAGCTAAATG GCACATCTCCTCTTGCAAATGTCTTTCCACCACTGAAGTCTGACCCAGTCTTTCAACCTAGAGAAGTTCTTACACCATCTCTGCAACCAAGTGCTCCTACAATATTGCCACCACCCAGTTCAGCACCACCTCCAATCACTTCAGCCCTGCCACAAATCACTTCTCTACCAGCTCCTCCTCCTCTAATCATGTGGAATGGCCCCGCTCCAGTTCTGCCTCCAAGTGCTCCTAGGAGAGACCATCGACGTACTGAACATCCTGTTGTTGTGCCAGAAGCTCCAG CACCAGTCTCGTCACCTGGAAGGAGAGCTCCCGAAGATGCACCAACTAAAGCTCCACAGCTACCTGCATCTACGCCATCCTGTGAGAGCAAGCCACCCGAGGGTCCTCTCTCCTCAATTGCCCTGG TCCTGAATGCGCCTGCTCCAAGGGGGAAGCCGCAAAATTCACCGCCCAGCCTACCAAGAAATCCAGAAATTTCACCATCAATTCCGCCAG TCCTGAATGCACCTGCTCCAAGGGGAAAGCCACAAATTTCACTACCTACCctcccaagaaatccaaatattTCACCATCCACTCCACCAG TCTTGAATGCGCCTGCTCCAAGGGGAAAACCGCAAAATTCACTGCCCTATCTCCCAAGAAATCCAGAAATTCCACCATCCATTCCACCAg TCCTGAATGCGCCTGCTCCAAGGGGAAAGCTACAAAATCCTCTGTCCACCCATCCAATCATTCCAGAAGTCTCACCATCTATTCCATCAG TGAAGCATGATATATCCCCTGTATCGACTCCATGGCCAAGCATCAACCGCAAAAGAGCAAGTGCTCCAGTGGTTGCACCTCCTAATGGAATTACCAATCAGCATCCAGCAAAAG GATCGTCGTTACCACCGCTGCTTGCGCCTTTAACTTCTCCAGAAAGTCATGATTCTCCTACAATATCACCATCTCCAAGTACTTCATCTCGACCAATTAAAA AGCCATTTGTTTCCCCTAAAACGTCTCCTTCTGGATCTTCACCGAGGCATACAAATATACCGCATCCATTTCAAGCACTACCACCTCCACCTCCTAATGAAG ATTGCACAGCATTGGCGTGTGCGGAGCCTCTCACAGATGGTCCACCAAAAGCACCTTGTGTTTGTGTCTTGCCCATGCGAATTGGACTACGTCTTAGTGTAGCACTCTACaccttctttcctttggtttcagAGTTGGCTGCAGAAATTTCTGTTGGGGTATTTTTGGATCCAAGTCAAGTTCGTATTATGGGAGCAAATTCAGCCAGCCAGTATCCAGAAAAGACCATTGTCCTTATTGATTTGGTACCCCTTGGAGAAAAAATTGATAACACTACTGCATTTCTGACATCACAAAGATTCTGGCATAAACAAGTTGTTAtaaatttttcactttttggTGATTATGATGTATTGTATGTGCAATATCCAG GTCTTCCACCGTCTCCGCCTTCAGCAGCTTCAGACATTGATGCCATAGGTAGCCAACCTTATCCTGGTGATAATAACGGAAGGACCATACAGCCCCTTGGAGTTGATGTGAGGGGGAAACAGCACAAAAGTGGGCCAAATCGGAGTGTCATAGCAGTAATTGTATTGTCAGCCTCTGTCGCAGTTATTTTATGTTGTGCCATTGCATGGGTTTTGCTTTTCAGACACAGTAATCGCGGATATCAGTCGGAACCAACTCCACCAACTACATTACCATCCCTTGCAAAGTCATCAG GAATTGCAGCCTCCATGATTGGGGGTAGGCCGAACTCTCCTTCACTATCCTTTAGTTCTAGCTTTGCCGCTTATACTGGTTCAGCTAGAACATTCAGTTCAAATGAAATTGAGAGAGCAACTGACAGCTTCAATGAAGCAAGAGTACTAGGTGAAGGGGGATTTGGTCGTGTTTATAGTGGTGTGCTTGACGATGGGATGAAAGTGGCAGTGAAAGTCCTCAAGAGAGATGACCAACAGGGTGGTCGTGAATTTTTGGCTGAAGTAGAGATGCTTAGCCGTCTCCATCATAGGAACTTGGTCAAGTTGATTGGCATATGTCTTGAGGAGCGCAATCGATGTTTACTTTATGAGCTCATCCCAAATGGCTGTGTGGAGTCTCACCTTCATG GTGTTGACAAGGAAATTTCTCCACTTGATTGGAATGCCCGAATGAAAATAGCACTTGGCGCTGCCCGAGGCCTGGCCTATTTACATGAAGATTCCAGTCCCCGTGTCATACACAGGGATTTTAAGTCTAGTAACATCTTACTGGAACATGATTTCACGCCGAAAGTGGCTGATTTTGGTTTGGCTAGAGCTGCATTAGATGAAGGAAACAGACACATATCCACTCAAGTCATGGGAACTTTTGG GTACGTAGCTCCAGAATATGCTATGACAGGGCATCTCCTTGTAAAGAGTGACGTTTACAGCTATGGTGTTGTTCTGCTTGAGCTGATAACTGGAAAAAAGCCAGTGGATATGTCCCATCCTCCAGGTCAAGAGAATTTAGTGGCTTGGGCACGGCCACTCCTAACAAGTGATGAAGGTCTGGAGTTGATTGTGGACCATACTTTGGGCCTTGATTTCCCTTTTGATGACATTGTAAAAGTAGCTGCTATTGCGTCAATGTGTGTTCAACCAGAGGTATCGCACAGACCTTTCATGGGTGAGGTTGTCCAGGCCTTAAAGCTGGTATGTAACAGATGCGAACAGCCAAAAGACATCGAGTCTCGAGGTTGTAGCCGAGATGATCTGTCTATTGACACGGAGGGCAGGATTAGTATAGCTTCAAGACAAATGTTGAACCCTATACGACCTCAATCCCCGGTCTCTAACTCGGACAGTGAGCTGGATGTTGAGAGGGGACTTTCAATGTCAGATTTACCGAGTCCATTAGCAAGATATGGGAAGCAAGAATCTGGTTCATTTAGGAGGTACTCTAGTTCAGGTCCTCTAAGAAACGGAAAAACCAGGAGGCTATGGCAAAAAATGAGAGGATTATCTGGAGGTAGTGTGAGCGAGCATGACGTGATGTTTGGGTTAAGGCCTGGATCCCGCTAA